Part of the Mytilus trossulus isolate FHL-02 chromosome 2, PNRI_Mtr1.1.1.hap1, whole genome shotgun sequence genome is shown below.
GCTCCAGGTAATACATTACACCAACCCCTAATTAACACAGGTTATGTCTTACCCATTGAAACGGTTAAGGCGTCAGATGACATAGCGCGAAACGTTTCGCAAAATGTCaaacaaaaagtaataaatggggaatatgtAGATATGGGCAGTTTGTTAAATAATTCACAAAACATAACAGGAGTGAATCAAACACTTACATTTAATCAGGGACAGATTATATTACAACCTAAGCAACAGGACACAAGAATTACCACAATAGGTATATGGACGGATGcctttttaatatatatcagTATTTATTGTTCTATACATACATCTCAGTTCCAAGAACTGTTGAAGTATATGCAAACTGTCAGGTTAGGGGCTAAACGCTATGCAGGTTTAGGATGGAAATTGTATGATGAACAGTTTAGACTACGTAGATCACAGGATCCTGCTGGATCCTGGTCTGTCATAGACACTGAGCTATGGTTATTGTATATGCAACCAGCAGGTCCTATTAATGGGCCAGAGTTTAATATTGCACAAAAACCAACAaacaattttcttaaatgttATGCATATAATTATAATGGGACGTGCACCCAACAATATTGCACATACAAACATGCTTGTTTAAAATGCAGTGGGGTACATCCGGTTATATATTGCACTAATAGCAAAGTGACTAACTCTAATAATCCTCAGTCACCTGGGATTGTTCAGAGATTTAGATCAGCCCGGCCTCAAGCACCACAGAAAACAGCTTCTAATTTTCAACCCTTTGCACCTAGGCAAATGCAAAATAACACAAGATTCCGTTCTCCTGGAGCATTTATGGGACAAAGGCAAAACCCCAGTCAAAATTAAATCGTTAAGAGAATTACTGTcaaattatgaaaacaaaactgatGCAGCAATGTTATTATTAGGATTTATAGAGGGGTTTAGATTAAACTATACTGGTCCAAGGATCTCGAGTTTTGCAAGCAATCTCATTTCAGCAGAAGTTCACAAAACCGAAAcgaatttaaaattacaaaaagaagtgCATCTTGGTAGAATGTTGGGCCCCTTTTCAAAAATACCAATTTCAACTTTAAGAATATCTCCTATTGGGGTAGTTGCAAAAAATGACGGAGGATGGCGTCTTATAACTCACTTGTCATATCCTACAAACTGGAGTGTGAATGATTTCATTGATCCAGAAATTTGTAAAGTAAAGTATTCTTCTTTTGATAAAGTAGTTGGGATGATCTCTGAATTAGGAAATAACGTGCTTTGCGCAAAAATGGACATTAGTCAGGCCTTTAGAATTTTATTGGTTCACCCAGCTGATTTTGACCTTCTGGGAATTTTCTTTgatgggaaatattatattaataaatgtcTGCCTGAAGGCTGCTCTATATCATGTGCCCTCTTTGAAAAATTTGCCACCTTTTTGCATAAAACAGTTGCATTGAAAGCTGGCATTGAGACTTTAGACCACTATTTGGATGACTTTTTCTTTGCTGGTGAAAGTTCAACGGATAATTGTACCATTTTGATGGACACTTTTAATGAAGTATGTAGGCAGTTAGGTGTTCCACTAGCAGAGAATAAAACAGTAGGTCCTACTACATGTATCACATTTCTAGGCCTTGAAATTGACACAGTACTTATGTTGGTTAGAATCCCCCCTGAAAAACTGGATAAACTTAAATTTATGCTTGATCAGGTcttgtcaaaaaagaaaatggcaCTGAAGGAACTTGAATCAATTACTGGTTTAATGGCATTTTGTTCAAGGGCTATTATATCAGCCCGTGCATtcattcgtcgtttttacgatTTGATAGCTTCAGTTAAGAATGGAAAGCCTTATTATACTGTCAGATTGAATTCAGAGGTCAAAGCAGATGCTagagtttggttaaattttctAGATCAATTCAATGGTCAGTGTTATTTTCCTGATAGATGTTGGTCGACTAATGAAAGTCTGGAATTATTCACTGATAGTGCAGGTAATGTTTTATTAGGTTGTGGAGCTTATTTTCAAGGTCACTGGGTACAATACCAGTGGCCCAGTAGTTGGGCTGATACTAGCATTCTATTGGATATAACATGTTTGGAGCTTATTCCCATCGTGCTGTCTTTCATGATATGGGGTCCttcatttagaaataaaaagattttgttGAGAATAGATAATCAGGCATTAGTAAGCATTGTGAACAAAAGAACATCAAAATCAAAGAGAGTTATGATATGGATAAGACAACTAGTTTTTCTCACTATGAACAATAACATACAATTTAGGGCACAACATATTGAGGGTGAGCATAATGCAATCGCAGATGCTCTTTCTCGATTTCAGGAACAACGTTTTATGGACTTGGTCCCGAATGCAGACAGTTCTCCAGCAGCAATCCCACAAGAATTCCTGTCGATGATTTCAGAACTGAAATGAATCACTTACTTATAAATTCATTAGCACCCAGTACACAGAAAGCATATTTGCATAGCATggacatatttgttaaattcaGAGAAAATCATGGTTTTTCTGATGTCTGGCCTATTCCGCTTGATGACTTGACATCATTCATTGTTTATATGTTTAGAAAGAAATTGTCCCACTCAACAGTATCTGGCTATATATCAGGCTTAAGTTActttaataaaatcaacaatTTAGAAGACAATACACAGAAATTTGTGGTCAGAAAATTGATTGAAGGAATAAAAAGGTTGGGGGGCCCAAATCAAAAGGACACTAGATTACCTATAACAAGAGATATATTGGAAAAATTATTGAGGTCACTGGCGGTGATTTGCAAAAACGGGTATGAGACAAAACTGTTTATGACTTCATTTTCGCTAGCCTTTCATGGTTTTATGAGAGTAGGTGAAATAACAGTTGATTGCAAAAATAAGCAGATGCATactgtaaaatttgaaaatataaagctttgtGATACAAGATTAGAGGTGTTATTGACGTCATCTAAAACTGATCAGTTTGGTTCTGGAACAACAATCGTTATTTCTAagcagaaaaacaaaaatatatgtccAGTACAAATAATGGCTAATTTTATTAAAGTTCGCCCACCTTATCTGGGacctttattttgtcattttgatggaTCCCCCCTTACAAGATACCAGTTTTCAGCATTATTAAAAAGGTCTCTGTCAGTAATTGGTATAGAAAACAATGGATTTAAGTCCCATTCCTTTAGAATTGGAATGGCAACTACATGCGCATTAGAGGGTATTTCtgatgaacaaattaaagaaatggGACGTTGGAAGTCACAGGCCTTTTTGCGATACATTAGGATTTAAATGTGCctgaacattatatatgtacatttatgTGTGTAAATATGTTTCAATTTGCTTATTTCATAATGCAGTCTTGAGCTGGCATTTAAAATagtatattatgtaaataaatggtATGTCCTGCATCAATATAAGCAAGTAATAATTGCTTTCTAAGAATTGCAGGACATGCTACAGTTTGGATCGTTGGATCCTCGATTATTAAACATGCCTTTGGGGAAGCCAGAGGACGACCGGGAGGGGTAAACTTGGGGCTGCAGAGGATGGGAGTAAATATTTGGTGGCAAGGAAAATGTGGAGGTAAAGTGCTGgacatgaaaaaacaaataagaaccATGTTGAAATATGAAGATCCGCCAACTATATTAGTTTTACATATTGGAGGAAATGATATAGGGAAAGAAAGTACAAAAACTATTTGTGAACTAATAAGGAAACAGTTCAGTTGGATGCGTCAACTGATGTTGGACACAGTTTTTGTCTGGTCTCAAATTATTCCGAGATCAAGTTGGCGTTACTCTGACAATATTAATGCCATGGAAAAATGCAGATTGAGGGTTAATACCTCTATAGCATCATTTTTAACCAAATCAGATGGTTGTTACATCCGTTACCCTGAGATAAAGGCTAATGAATTATTCTTAATGAAAGATGGAGTGCATTTGACGTCTTTGGGAAATAACATTTTCTTGAATACCCTCCAGGGAGGATTAGAAATGATCCTCAGGAATCTTGGCATTAATTTAACCTTCCCCGACTGTAATTAGATACAACTGTtatgttaacattttatatctgaCGTTTCAAGTAAGTTACTAGGAAGTAACTtgaaagttatatatatttaaattgtatttggcACAGCTTCGCGCAGCTTCACCCCCTCTTTTCAGTGGCGGTTGTCCAATCAGATCAAGTTGTTACTCTGATCTTATCGGACAATTTGGCACATTTCGCTGCGCTGGATTTAACATTCATATATTCAGTGAACAGTAATGATAGCCTCTGATTACCAGGGCTCATCAGTCAACTTCTCGTACCAGACATAttacttaaatatatttatattagtgGTCTGCCATAATTTGCGGTAGCCACattataatttacatatatattaaatacagacattgataaatatatttcagaGCAAGATTGccaatttaaatacatattatatatcatatatgttatattttattcaagatAAAGCTGTGGCCAAATACTGCCAAAACCTTATTAtctatttgttgtgttttgggCCTCGAGGATAAAAGGATTTAAAATCTACAATTTTAAAGCCCGTTATCCATTGGGTACAAACtctaatattttaatttgggTAGGTGGTGGTTCACTGTTGGGTATTTAACATTTGTGTTGATTAGTTTGATCGCAACCTCGCTTTGGTCTTTTCGAAATACGACGGCAAGGTTTCAGAAGACGAAAATTGGACGAGAAAATAATCTTCTTAAAAAACCCACCACCCTCCCaatgtaaattaattttgtgTTACATGTGTATTTGTTCTGAATGGAAGTAAGAAACCAGATACTGCTTTTAAGTTTATATTTCAGCTTATTTCTGCTAATGGTACTGAGATGGGAGAGTAGGAGACAACTAGTGAACATAAAGTAGATGTAAAAGTTGGACATTGGCAGAGCACATTTCGCTGCGCTGGATTTAACATTCATATATTCAGTGAACAGTAATGATAGCCTCTGATTACCAGGGCTCATCAGTCAACTTCTCGTACCAGACATAttacttaaatatatttatattagtgGTCTGCCATAATTTGCGGTAGCCACattataatttacatatatattaaatacagacattgataaatatatttcagaGCAAGATTGccaatttaaatacatattatatatcatatatgttatattttattcaagatAAAGCTGTGGCCAAATACTGCCAAAACCTTATTAtctatttgttgtgttttgggCCTCGAGGATAacagttcgtttctatgtatgtagCATTTGCGTTTggttttgttgcacttcagtgtttctgtttttatgttgtttttctgtAATTATAGTTGATTTGTTTTCCTGTGCTAGTTTATAACCCATATTTGTTTTCTACCAATccatttatgacttttgaacagcggcatactactgttgcctttatgaaGTATACATTAAGATAGTTCAACCTTACATCAGTCTATCAGTTTTGGACAGctcttttttaaatacagttatttattgaatcatttatttaatcatgttaatcagttattcatttttattctacAACTATTTCTactgattttactttttcctttgTAACTGATATATGTAAAGTTGTTTCATCATCGTCGTAGAACGTGAACATTATTTTGACTATCTATTCTGTTCTGTTCCGCAACAAACGGAAAAGACTTTGCTATATTTTTCATCCTAgtatttaatagaaaattatcTTTGATATCAAGAATCCGTCAAAAAGAGACTATTCCGAATCTCAACTGACAAACTGAAAAACCATCTCAAACATATTTGTATCCCAAAAATTGGTTAGAAACCACAACATAATCATAGTACAATGAGTAGTCGTTGTGAGAGCCTACTTTGATTCCCAATATGTTGTACGGTATTGCAATAATTATAGTGtcgaaattcattttttaaacgcTGTAGgtaaacaactttatattttggTTATAATAGACAAAATGTGTTTGAACTTGATTTTAACAGCATTAGTCATAAACAACatagagaaaaacaaaatattccggatatttttatacattggTCGTTTGTCGAGGTCTATAATAATTGATTTTGCCTTTGTTGTTGTAGTACAAagctggtattttttttttctttaacagaAGTGGTAAGGTgattatgtttgtattttgacCTTCagtatatatgaaaataataccACATTTCCTTTCCCGTAAAAAAGAATTTTTCTCAACACGAATTATATGCTTCCGGTctaacaaacaaagaaaaataacactATTTTCATCTGAATGTGTAAATAATCAAATTCATGACAGCGAAAAACACTCATCTAAATAcgtaataaaaatacatatttcttattttgttattctttaAACAGTAAACATAGTAATAAAGGTCATTCAAATCTACTTTTAAATTAGAGCTAGCATTAAGGGCCATATTGAACTTAATATAATATAGTGCGTACCCATTGATACAATTCTTAGATTAGTTTAAACAGCTTTattaatgaaaaagaaaaaaaatgacaacaataaaGTATCACAATGTTACATGAAATTGAAATATGGGATTAAGAAACCAGTTTGGAAGAAAACTTTTATACATCCGTCTCTCCAATTTCTTAGGttatttggtttaatttgttaTGTTTGTTCATATCgtctttacaaaattttggcATACCCAAAAGCAACTCGAAATGTGTAACATCATGCCTGTCATCAAAAGATTAGGTACACTTTATTTATTTCTGACAAATAAATGTCCCTGGTTTGGTAAATGAACATGGAcagtcaaatattttatcatctgTCCATAGTTCTAAGCAAAACTGATTTCCGCCCTGAGGGTCACCTGGACCCCAGTTGAAATATGTCAGCTCGCTGCCACCCTCCAACGTCCAGGTATTGGCTCCAGTTTTGAAACCATCAATTGGTATCCTGATATACGGTCGATCAGCTTAaacagaaattttatatttataataatttgaaatatccAAAAGAATTTTAAACACAGGAggtaacattgaaatgaaagaGGATAAACACAGTATAAGAGTTTGtttcaaacaaatttgtaatccatctttattcaactttttttcaaatcctACAAAAATGATAGAAACAGTTCTTTCAGTTGACATTTAGTTTTTTGACTATGTGCCACCCATTAGTCAGCGCAGCtgacaataatttttttactttatacatatattatgtTTCGACCTGTCTAGCCTCagtttttactttgaaattttgttttgactgGTCTGGATCAGCAAATTTAACTCAAATTATATACAAGTATTGATCTGACAAAATTCCAGGTTCTTTGGTAGTTTGGTTCATTGCTGTTAAATTAAAGGATTTGATTAATAGGTAAAACAAAAAGctttaattttcaatgtttattaaATTCAGAAAGTCACCCTTAATTTTCCAAATCAACttgaatttcaataaaactATACAGTTGTAATCTCAATtaatatattgatcttacaaaatgCCAGGTTGTTTGGTAGTTtggtttaatcttttaaaattctaattCTATGATTAAATTTGTAGGTTACAACAAAAGCTAGAATTTTTAGTTCTGATTATATTAAGATATATGTagatacttttaataatttttaaacttttttcaaatcaacttagATGTTCTTCAAGCTATACAGCCATCTCAATTGTACCAAAATTGAGAAGCAATAAGTAAAGTCGAGATTATTTCGAGTCTTATCAAGTAAAATCAATGCTAGACCATACAAACACGCTCAAAAATGGTCTTTCAAACTCTGAGCAGTTTATAGTGTGGTTCGAAATACTTGCTCTTCATGAGtaataataatttcaataatgGAGAAAATAAAGTTCCATCTGTAACTATCAAGCaaaaaaagcatataaatgaatGGTATTAATATATGGAGTGTATTTTGAGTTAATCTTCTTTGCCTGTGTATCTTTGGGGTCAATGCCCATTAAATAGAATTGATCAAATCAACACTATGATACCATAAAAATCTGGAACAACTTTATATTTcccttaatagatataggaagatgtggtgtgagtgccaatgagacaactctccatccaaataacaatttaaaaagtaaaccattataggttaaagtacggccttcaacacggagccttggctcacaccgaacaacaagctataaagggccccaaaattactagtgtaaaaccattcaaacgggaaaaccaacggtctaatctataaaaacaaaacgagaaacgagaaacacgtatatattacataaacaaacgacaactaatgtacatcagattcctgacttaggacaggtgcaaacatttgcagcgggattaaacgtattaatggatccaaaccttctccctttttctgaaacaatagcataaaatcacaacatagaaaaacatacgataaaatatcaattggcagacttaactcaatcaaaaaacgtatgattacactatgaacgaataaatttgatctgcgatatctgaatacaaatgcacagttaattaaatattaaagacaaacattcatgaccaaaaagctaacaaacaaattcaaacacaggacatcactgagaaatatttaaccaatcaatgttcactttagaaaaaaaaacgtttttttataatcttgaagtttatacaaatgttgtaagaataagtgaaaaattgaagatattacaaataatcaaagctggtgtacagacaagatccatataaataaaaaataacaaaaaagcattataaacagtatcaacaggtcgaattaacaagaaaatacgatttgagagtactcgcagttactgacagctagttaaaagccaagaccaattaatagtaaaaaatcatgcatcagagactaaaatcgactaaaacacatcacagggatttagtattttaacgtcattaatagtcaaagaagacatgacttgtgcaatgccaaacataaatgtatcgacaggtagaagtatagtgaagagcgacttctatagaaataaaagttaacgtgtctgtgtctctatacatctcgcctcaaaagataatgaaatttagttatgttttaatttgctaatgacaaaatcaatattagtgccaatgtgaactatattcagagatctaattacaatattggtacgataacccttacttataagtttgtttaaaggttcgacgagtttacaaggatcacatagtgatttcctcgcttaaAGTACAATATAACCATACaatttaggatgtgaaataccatttttaataagctttctacaggtatagccaaatttactaatcaaatctttgtatctatgaaagaatttagtaaaagttttaagtaatttatggtatcgatatccctgacacaacaatttaccagtgatgcattgattacgttcgttaaaatctatgacatcagaacacacacgggcctGTTAATGCCTGTTAGCAACTAAGGGGTTTAAATTGTAAATGATAACAGTATAATCCAAGTATCAAATTTATGGTCAAGTGACAGGATGAAAAAGCCACACCGTAGTAGTGATGGTTTTATGCCGTAAATACTACTCGGACGTTCTAAaggatgaaattttaaattcatcttcATGTAAGTCCGTGCGCTCCACATAGAGTCATGTAGTAAACAAACATGTCTTAACCACATCACAGCTTAAGGCTTCTAATGAACGTTTGAATGTCCTTATTATGTGTTGGTTACCTAAACTACGCCAAGTAACAGTAAAATATCGTTTCATCTCGCCCTCTAATAAGCGTTAAACCTTTCAAAGCTTTTAACAAGTCTCTttactactatcaaagaacttatcataaactattgcaataaaatatatgaaaacagtGAAACTAGCTATTTTGgggagtaaaaaaaaacttttaattagATAAATTTCGTTCTTTTGATGGTCCTTTTGATTCTGTTGGCtattttgacttttctactctttacactgCACTTGCACACAATCAGACAAAAGTTTTCTATTTCATTAAATGATCGTTTGGTTAATCTGAATGCAATCATAAATTAGGTCGTTGGttctctcgtttgaattttttacatttgtcaattcTGGGAATTTCAAACGGTATGGGCATTGCTTATTAttgaaggccgaacggtgacctacagttgttaatttctgtgtcatttgttataatgtggagaggtgtctcattagcaatcataccacatcttcttttgtatatttacaatttaaccAGTGCGCTAGAAAAACAATCTTACCAAGCAGATAAAATAAGTAGTGTAGCTTCAAGTGAGACTCTACAGCTGCAAGTCGTCCTCCTGTTTCACTGCAAATGCTCCTtatgttattgaaatttattgTATCTACTGTATTTATACTAGGACTGTAACAAAAATCCAGACGTCTGTAATATATGTACGGATAAGGACATCTACCAGTAACTGCAAGCAAAACAAATGAATACAACAATGAATGCAACAACACAAACATATTTGTACTATAAGTTTATaaacgaaacaaaaataaagctaaATCTACGCACCTCTTAATACattgaataaattataaaaaatggttaaataatGCGGGgcattaaaatgcattttaaatgAGTATGTCTATATATGTCTGTTTTAAAAGGCCAGTAGAACACAAAACTTTCAATCATCAGCAAAGAATCTCTAATTATAACATGGAAAATAGGTCTCAAATAGCGAGGTTTTCTATGAAACAGAGGTTGCCTGCATTGTTAAGGTTGACTACTATATCCTAATATGTGCATTATACAATATATGAAAACTACTCACCATCGCGGTTTTCATAAAACTTCCAGCCTTCTTCTGCAGTGTTAGGTTgtgaatatataaaagttttagAATGTATGATGCATTCTCTAGTTTTCTTATTGTGGAAATATGAAACACATTCGTCGGATTCAAGACATGCATTTAAGCAACAAATCAATGAGTTTGAAGTAAATCTTTTTAAGGAATCCGTCATTTGTACCGTGTCTTGGTACTGTTGTTTTACTGTTGCACGCTGTGAACGTATATCTAAGCAAACAAGCGAAGATTGTCTACTAAAAATTATCACCAAAATGTACAGAAAAATCCGATCGAATTTCATAACGTCGTTTTGACTTTTAGATATCTTTTGAAATTACTAGACTTATGTTGCCTTCTTACAAACCAACTTCTGCTCCGTTATGCAAACCCTTTGTTATATACGATATTGCATTTGTGTCTGCTAGTTATATCTATTTTGCATTAAGAACAAGTGACCAATCAGAGAACTGTACGGAAcgcataacattttttttttttaccgtttTTAGGAGATTTCTAAGTTCTTTCAAGTtacatttctattatttttaagtTGCATTACATTAAGATTTCCATATCTGCCATCACagcaatcatttaaaaataatatcctTTCTTCTTTCTTCCTAGCGGAACTATGGTTTCCTACTAGAAACTTATCTTTGTTTAGAATTCTTTAATCTTTCGAAATGTGAAAGTATGCGTAGGTagcatataattatatttgttgatttggtttttttatctGCTTAAATCCgatttttacaatattattaATATGACAGTGTCTGCTGGTGTATTCTCAATGTAGCTTTTTTTATGTGTAATTtactttcattttgatttgattttaagcAGTTTTTATTCCTTATGTTATAAACAGGATTGAGCAACTGGCACAGTCTATCAAACCTCTCTCCATATTTAGTATTCACGGTATGAATCAAATACCAACAGCTGTAtgtgattaaataaaaaatgaagtgAAGAATGCATTATACTTATGAGcacaaacaataaaatacataacatatttaCTGAATAACTAATGTTTTAGAATATCTTTGTGGGTAGGCaattaattatattgtattCAAGTATGTTTAGACATGCACATATCCTTTGTATGTCATaaccaatatatttttaagattGGCAAGAAGCACTAGGCTGACTTAGTGGAATAAATGATAATACTGATGTTAAAAGAGGAAAGGAACTAGGAGAACAAAAAACACTAAATCAAAGCAATTAACACATTTCAAACAAACGGTGTATGCGGCTGATTTATTCCTGAACTGACTTTTTATATACGAAAATAATCTGTTTCAAAAAAGTAATTGATCAATATTTATGTCACATTATAATCAACAGCTTTATACTATCATCTTGTACTAAGAGTAGATTACAATAACTAGAAGATGTAAAGATCTAGTaacgctcaccttggtctatgtgtaAACAAAGGACAAACATTAAAGGCAAGAATAGAATTCATGGCAAAATTCTCTGTTTTGGTGATGGCgacttgtttgtagatcttactttactgaacattcctGCTGTTTACAACCagctctatctataatgaacttggcccaatagtttcagaggaaaatatttttgtaaaaatttacaaaaaattacgaaaaattgtgaaaatattactttaaagagCAATTACTCCGGAAGTATTTTTTCATGCCgaattatttgtataatttgctgaacaatgttgttttttacagtttatctcatatattattatattataatattcagGATAAGACCAATCACTACAAAACTTCCTTAAAGTTACTTAATATGCAGAAGCAGTAACCAAACAAGGGGTTGTTGAAGCGTCTGAACATTTAAGGGCAGATAGGTTTGAACATGACAAACAATTTTACCGctctcagatttgctctaaatgcttcatTTTCAGagatgtaatttaaaaaaaaaaaagcattttaccccatattctatttttagccatcgtggccatcttggttgatggCCGGGGTCATATGGTACATTTTGTGAAACAAGATACCCTTTTGATGATTTAGGCCAAGTTGGGTTTAATTATGCCTAGTCAATTCAGagtagaatatttttgtaaagattaccaaaaaataacccaaatatcttttataaaaaataagaaaaataaaagacaaaaccaTTTGTTTGATTTCTAGCTGACTGCTTCTACCCCTCTTCCCCGTCAAAA
Proteins encoded:
- the LOC134708383 gene encoding uncharacterized protein LOC134708383 isoform X2, whose translation is MYRRSGRKRVPTSRANNGGAAAASKKSKQQQEEANANIADRLARNLPRTSGTPPVQLGSNTVTTNVLPQSPIMIPATLPAETIYPAPGNTLHQPLINTGYVLPIETVKASDDIARNVSQNVKQKVINGEYVDMGSLLNNSQNITGVNQTLTFNQGQIILQPKQQDTRITTIGIWTDAFLIYISIYCSIHTSQFQELLKYMQTVRLGAKRYAGLGWKLYDEQFRLRRSQDPAGSWSVIDTELWLLYMQPAGPINGPEFNIAQKPTNNFLKCYAYNYNGTCTQQYCTYKHACLKCSGVHPVIYCTNSKVTNSNNPQSPGIVQRFRSARPQAPQKTASNFQPFAPRQMQNNTRFRSPGAFMGQRQNPSQN
- the LOC134708383 gene encoding uncharacterized protein LOC134708383 isoform X1, yielding MLLLGFIEGFRLNYTGPRISSFASNLISAEVHKTETNLKLQKEVHLGRMLGPFSKIPISTLRISPIGVVAKNDGGWRLITHLSYPTNWSVNDFIDPEICKVKYSSFDKVVGMISELGNNVLCAKMDISQAFRILLVHPADFDLLGIFFDGKYYINKCLPEGCSISCALFEKFATFLHKTVALKAGIETLDHYLDDFFFAGESSTDNCTILMDTFNEVCRQLGVPLAENKTVGPTTCITFLGLEIDTVLMLVRIPPEKLDKLKFMLDQVLSKKKMALKELESITGLMAFCSRAIISARAFIRRFYDLIASVKNGKPYYTVRLNSEVKADARVWLNFLDQFNGQCYFPDRCWSTNESLELFTDSAGNVLLGCGAYFQGHWVQYQWPSSWADTSILLDITCLELIPIVLSFMIWGPSFRNKKILLRIDNQALVSIVNKRTSKSKRVMIWIRQLVFLTMNNNIQFRAQHIEGEHNAIADALSRFQEQRFMDLVPNADSSPAAIPQEFLSMISELK